In Pseudostreptobacillus hongkongensis, the following are encoded in one genomic region:
- a CDS encoding transposase: protein MGRKSKFTLEERVSMCKDYLEMGLSRKDIHIKYGVSKSRFYQYINRFRIHGIEGLKEVGPRNRAYTKEFKIKVINEIFKGSSIDELSTKYLLPNTIVINWIKQYNKGIINDYISRGEIYTMRCPKLSKDKKMAIAKECIENGRNYKETCIKYGIKYSNLYSWVSKYQDKIVNTSDYSEEDKYKILYELSLQENKMLKAELEILKKNEEILEFLEKEE, encoded by the coding sequence ATGGGAAGAAAAAGTAAATTCACATTAGAAGAAAGAGTTTCTATGTGCAAAGATTATCTAGAAATGGGATTGAGTCGTAAAGATATTCATATTAAATACGGTGTATCTAAGTCTAGATTTTATCAATATATTAATAGGTTTAGAATACATGGTATAGAAGGGTTAAAAGAAGTAGGTCCTAGAAATAGAGCATATACAAAAGAATTTAAAATTAAGGTTATTAATGAAATTTTTAAAGGTAGTTCTATAGATGAATTATCTACAAAGTATTTACTGCCTAATACTATTGTAATAAATTGGATTAAACAGTATAATAAAGGTATAATAAATGATTACATATCTAGAGGTGAAATATATACTATGAGATGTCCTAAATTAAGTAAAGATAAGAAAATGGCTATTGCTAAAGAATGTATTGAGAATGGAAGAAATTACAAAGAAACATGTATTAAGTATGGTATTAAATATTCTAATCTATACTCATGGGTTTCTAAATATCAAGATAAGATAGTGAATACATCAGATTATTCAGAAGAAGATAAATATAAGATATTGTATGAGTTATCACTACAAGAAAATAAGATGTTGAAAGCAGAATTAGAGATTCTAAAAAAAAACGAAGAGATATTAGAATTTCTAGAAAAAGAAGAATAA